Proteins encoded in a region of the Malaciobacter mytili LMG 24559 genome:
- a CDS encoding TatD family hydrolase, which produces MIIDTHCHLDNEQYQDDVDIVISNALNANVKGFVIPGADPRDLPKAVELAERYDEVFFAVGVHPYDIEYFDNEILEKYATHPKCIAIGECGLDYYRLPLEEEEKYENIRKQKEVFIAQIEFAKKVKKPLIVHIRDASNDSKKILLDYNAKEVGGVLHCYNADEQLLSLAKENFYFGIGGVLTFKNARKLVQVLNKIPQEKLVVETDGPYLTPHPHRGERNEPAYTTFVVEKISELLEMDIEEVKKLTTKNAVNLFKPLSNII; this is translated from the coding sequence ATAATCATTGATACTCACTGTCATCTTGATAATGAACAATATCAAGATGATGTAGATATAGTAATATCTAATGCTTTAAATGCAAATGTAAAAGGTTTTGTTATACCAGGTGCTGATCCAAGAGATTTACCAAAAGCTGTTGAATTGGCTGAAAGATATGATGAGGTTTTTTTTGCAGTTGGCGTTCACCCTTATGATATAGAATATTTTGATAATGAAATATTGGAAAAATATGCTACTCACCCAAAGTGTATTGCAATTGGTGAATGTGGATTAGATTATTATAGACTTCCTTTAGAGGAAGAAGAAAAATATGAAAATATAAGAAAACAAAAAGAGGTTTTTATTGCACAAATAGAATTTGCAAAAAAAGTTAAAAAACCTTTAATTGTGCATATTCGTGATGCTTCAAATGATTCAAAAAAAATATTATTAGATTATAATGCTAAGGAAGTTGGTGGTGTTTTACACTGCTATAATGCAGATGAACAACTATTAAGCTTAGCAAAAGAGAATTTTTATTTTGGAATAGGTGGAGTTCTAACTTTTAAAAATGCAAGAAAACTTGTACAAGTATTAAATAAAATACCACAAGAAAAACTTGTAGTTGAAACAGATGGTCCTTATCTTACACCCCATCCTCATAGGGGAGAAAGAAATGAACCAGCATATACAACTTTTGTTGTAGAAAAAATCTCTGAACTCCTTGAAATGGATATTGAGGAGGTTAAAAAATTAACTACTAAAAATGCTGTAAATTTATTTAAGCCATTATCTAATATTATTTAG